A genomic window from Terriglobales bacterium includes:
- a CDS encoding reverse transcriptase domain-containing protein yields the protein MDSDDQADEAWLLSVQHKLYQWSRKNPDSCYRELWNWVTDLRNLRCAWRRIASNKGSRTAGIDGITVASIRRRGIEAFLKGLRDDLRAGRYRPSLGRRKWIPKPGQPGKFRPLGIATVTDRVVQCAVKHLLEPIFEATFWHVSYGFRPGRGCHGALEHIRTAIRPRAKASDGRRQRAPYQWVIEGDIKGCFDHIDHHLLMERVRARIG from the coding sequence GTGGACTCGGATGATCAGGCTGATGAGGCTTGGCTCCTCAGCGTTCAACATAAGCTATATCAGTGGAGCAGGAAGAATCCCGACAGTTGCTACCGCGAGTTGTGGAATTGGGTAACCGATCTCCGCAACCTGCGATGCGCCTGGCGCAGAATTGCTAGCAACAAGGGCAGTCGTACCGCCGGGATAGACGGGATAACGGTGGCGAGCATACGCAGGCGGGGGATTGAAGCCTTTCTGAAGGGGCTTCGGGACGACTTGCGGGCGGGCCGGTATCGGCCGAGCCTGGGCCGTCGGAAGTGGATTCCCAAGCCGGGTCAACCAGGGAAGTTCCGACCCCTGGGTATAGCCACCGTAACCGACCGCGTCGTGCAATGCGCGGTCAAGCATCTTCTGGAACCGATCTTCGAGGCGACCTTCTGGCATGTCTCTTATGGGTTTCGACCCGGACGAGGATGTCATGGCGCCTTGGAGCACATCCGCACTGCCATACGTCCGCGAGCAAAGGCCAGTGATGGCCGACGTCAACGGGCGCCTTATCAATGGGTCATCGAGGGCGATATCAAGGGTTGTTTCGACCATATCGATCATCACTTGCTGATGGAGCGCGTGCGCGCGCGCATCGG